In the Lysinibacillus sp. PLM2 genome, one interval contains:
- the comC gene encoding type 4 prepilin-like proteins leader peptide-processing enzyme, whose product MEYVITIFAFLFGMIFGSFFNVVGLRVPLKMSIAYPASHCTKCMHRLSALDLIPIFSYVFLKGKCRYCGERVSPIYMITEIATGLLFALAYWELRFTPELIVGLLFISLLAIIIVSDIAYMIIPDKVLLFFLPLLALGRFFAHTEPWWDSLLGPVVGFTVLFLVALLSKGGMGGGDIKLFFLIGLALGTIGTLVTLFFASVIGLIVGFAFLKIRGKDKKTPIPFGPSIAIAALVVYFYGDQIIEWYISIL is encoded by the coding sequence TTGGAATATGTAATTACTATATTTGCATTCCTTTTTGGGATGATTTTTGGTTCGTTTTTCAACGTTGTTGGATTACGAGTGCCTTTAAAAATGTCGATAGCGTACCCGGCTTCACATTGCACAAAATGTATGCATCGTTTATCTGCTCTTGACCTAATACCGATTTTTTCATATGTATTTTTAAAAGGGAAATGCCGTTACTGTGGTGAAAGGGTATCACCTATCTATATGATAACGGAAATTGCCACTGGTTTACTATTTGCACTAGCTTATTGGGAATTACGCTTTACACCGGAGTTAATAGTAGGTTTACTATTTATTTCGCTACTTGCAATAATTATAGTTTCGGATATTGCGTACATGATTATTCCTGATAAAGTGTTATTATTCTTTTTACCATTACTAGCTTTAGGGAGATTTTTTGCCCACACTGAACCTTGGTGGGACAGTTTACTCGGTCCTGTTGTTGGGTTTACCGTTTTATTTTTAGTAGCTCTACTGTCAAAAGGCGGTATGGGTGGGGGAGATATAAAGTTATTCTTCCTTATAGGTCTCGCATTAGGAACAATCGGTACATTAGTCACCTTGTTCTTTGCTTCTGTTATCGGCTTAATTGTTGGTTTTGCCTTTTTAAAGATACGTGGTAAAGACAAGAAGACGCCGATTCCATTTGGCCCATCCATAGCCATCGCAGCACTAGTCGTTTATTTTTACGGTGATCAAATTATAGAGTGGTACATAAGTATTCTTTAA
- the istA_2 gene encoding IS21 family transposase: MISLEKKQKVLLAFHQESKSQRQIAKELGISRNTVKKYIQEDLEKRRKDIRELPITDNYVTPPSYKKRKGNKRALTPTVMKRIRKMLKDNEYKRQHQMHKQQLKMIDIHEKLLDEGFEISYTTVRNFVNSEEKRQKEVFIRQKATAGHEIEFDWGEVKLVIDQSLRSLSMAVFTLPYSNDRIAYLYESETMVCVQDAHVKCINYLGFVPEVFTYDNMRTVVKNFIGTEREITDGMKNLSMHYHFKIRLCEPRKGNQKGHVERSVEYIRRKAFAHRDTFASLEEAQAYLTEIIMKLNSRKHYKKRQTHHELMQEERTARQVSANIIPFDASELFEFRVDKYSTITYRQNRYSVPEGHVGEWVKVKASAEKILIFSENACIATHKRSWQIHQWIMDIYHYLRTFEKKKGALAQSECLSQAPTKIKNLYKDYYIGNERDFLELLIYLKEHNNLEKVLAAIEQLKKNPMVQISTDKIIFLASQGEHVHKTVHSKNEVTTQSLENLSAITALFETKKTGVLH; the protein is encoded by the coding sequence GTGATTTCATTGGAGAAGAAACAAAAAGTGCTACTTGCCTTTCATCAAGAAAGTAAGAGTCAACGTCAAATTGCGAAGGAGCTTGGAATTTCTCGTAATACTGTAAAAAAGTATATACAAGAGGATCTTGAAAAAAGAAGAAAAGATATTCGTGAATTACCTATTACAGATAATTATGTAACGCCTCCGTCGTATAAAAAACGCAAAGGAAATAAACGAGCTTTAACACCTACAGTGATGAAACGCATTCGGAAAATGTTAAAAGATAATGAATATAAACGGCAACATCAAATGCATAAGCAACAACTGAAAATGATTGATATTCATGAAAAATTATTAGATGAAGGTTTTGAAATTAGTTATACCACTGTTAGAAACTTTGTGAATAGTGAGGAGAAACGTCAAAAAGAAGTCTTTATTCGTCAAAAGGCAACTGCTGGTCATGAGATTGAATTTGACTGGGGAGAAGTAAAATTAGTTATAGACCAATCCCTACGGTCTCTTTCAATGGCAGTCTTTACCCTACCATATAGTAATGATAGAATTGCATATTTATATGAATCTGAAACAATGGTGTGTGTTCAAGATGCTCATGTGAAATGTATTAACTATTTAGGCTTTGTACCAGAGGTTTTTACGTACGATAATATGCGGACAGTCGTAAAGAACTTTATTGGGACTGAACGAGAGATTACTGATGGTATGAAAAATCTATCGATGCATTATCATTTTAAAATACGACTATGTGAACCAAGAAAAGGAAATCAGAAGGGGCATGTGGAGCGGAGTGTAGAATACATCCGTCGTAAGGCATTTGCCCATCGAGATACGTTTGCAAGCTTAGAAGAAGCTCAGGCTTATCTAACAGAAATCATCATGAAATTAAACTCTCGTAAGCATTATAAGAAAAGACAAACGCATCATGAATTAATGCAAGAAGAACGTACAGCTAGGCAAGTAAGCGCAAATATTATTCCATTTGATGCCTCTGAGTTGTTTGAATTTAGAGTGGACAAATATAGTACGATTACTTATAGACAAAATCGTTATTCTGTTCCTGAAGGACATGTTGGAGAATGGGTGAAAGTAAAAGCGAGTGCGGAAAAAATTCTTATTTTTAGTGAAAATGCCTGTATCGCGACACATAAACGAAGTTGGCAGATCCATCAATGGATTATGGATATTTATCATTACTTACGTACATTTGAAAAGAAAAAAGGTGCATTGGCTCAAAGTGAATGTTTGAGTCAAGCACCAACAAAAATAAAAAATTTATACAAAGATTATTATATTGGAAATGAGCGAGATTTTCTAGAGTTACTTATTTATTTAAAAGAACATAACAATCTAGAAAAAGTCTTAGCAGCGATTGAACAACTTAAGAAGAACCCTATGGTTCAAATATCAACAGATAAGATTATTTTCTTAGCTAGTCAAGGCGAACACGTTCATAAAACTGTACATTCCAAAAATGAGGTCACCACCCAATCTCTCGAAAATCTTTCAGCCATTACAGCATTATTTGAAACGAAAAAGACAGGGGTGCTTCATTAA
- a CDS encoding ATP-binding protein, producing the protein MDKRQEMIEMCKELRLPSIRAFIQEDDMWKQHQTAEDFLYHALVQEMQDREVRAKANRIRSANFPEKKLLTELETERLPQNAASRLPQLKKLDFIQEKQNVLLIGSPGTGKTHIAIGLGIEACLSGYKVFFTTVSSLVNQLKESRSERTLRSFELKFEKYDLVIIDELGYISFDKEGAELLFTHLSLRAGRASTIVTSNLSFDRWEEIFHDPVLTAALTDRLTHRAYMVDMVGPSYRILDTKEWLENSQL; encoded by the coding sequence ATGGATAAGAGACAAGAAATGATTGAAATGTGTAAAGAACTTCGATTACCAAGTATTCGGGCATTTATTCAAGAAGATGATATGTGGAAACAACATCAGACAGCAGAGGATTTTTTATATCATGCACTGGTACAAGAGATGCAAGATCGAGAAGTACGAGCAAAAGCGAATCGGATTCGTTCAGCAAATTTCCCTGAAAAGAAACTATTAACTGAATTAGAGACTGAGAGATTACCGCAAAATGCGGCCTCTCGCCTCCCACAATTAAAGAAATTAGATTTCATTCAAGAAAAACAAAATGTCCTATTAATTGGCTCACCTGGAACAGGTAAAACCCATATAGCAATAGGTTTAGGAATTGAAGCTTGTTTGTCAGGATATAAAGTATTTTTCACAACGGTATCATCTCTAGTAAACCAATTAAAAGAGAGCCGTTCTGAAAGAACGTTACGTTCATTTGAACTGAAGTTTGAAAAATATGATTTAGTAATCATTGATGAATTAGGTTATATCTCCTTTGATAAAGAAGGAGCCGAGTTATTATTTACTCATCTTTCCCTTCGGGCAGGACGAGCATCCACCATCGTTACGAGTAATTTATCATTTGATCGATGGGAAGAAATATTTCATGATCCAGTTTTAACAGCAGCTTTAACAGATCGACTAACACATAGAGCCTATATGGTTGACATGGTCGGCCCATCTTATCGAATATTAGATACAAAAGAATGGCTAGAAAATAGTCAGCTTTAA
- a CDS encoding membrane protein yields MFWNKWTLISIVLFLVAVVFGEDEPFLLMLTVAQIAYVPLTLRMIMKRNDWFSRYYPYFTIPASFSVIFLHITNPTSWDYLFAAIYLLFTCVVAFYGISRFISRGFIHFEEFSIDLALIYLSIGGMWFFAYITKIDTGFSPMITWLTAIHFHYAAFILLVFVGLLGRIYKPKLYPLAASILLISLMLLAIGITFSVWIEWVSVVFYMIGIYMMIYITLRAPFVNQLQKGLILVSFGSLGVTIVFSFLYAFGRLTNYFSVSIGFMLQFHGFLNCMLFALVGLVGWSIFIPHSKKKKWAFPNSQIRGNIVIGEKILPKILDDRNSGLCKGLVDEMTIYEPYIDTSSLSPKILDFYENTIDYRLYAEVRWSTWFKPFAAIYRLFSSFVQQINLPLSSKRIEMTGDILKINKDLDGRMHPRAWIRKIKKKCISQVKIEPFIN; encoded by the coding sequence ATGTTCTGGAATAAATGGACACTCATTTCAATTGTTTTGTTTCTAGTAGCTGTTGTTTTTGGAGAAGATGAACCGTTTTTATTAATGCTCACAGTGGCGCAAATCGCCTATGTTCCTCTTACGCTACGTATGATTATGAAGAGGAACGATTGGTTCAGCCGTTATTATCCCTATTTTACTATCCCCGCTTCTTTTTCTGTAATTTTTCTACATATAACGAATCCTACTAGCTGGGATTATTTGTTTGCAGCGATTTATTTGTTATTTACTTGTGTAGTTGCTTTCTATGGCATTAGTCGATTTATATCGAGAGGATTTATTCATTTTGAGGAGTTTTCTATTGATCTTGCCCTAATATATTTATCTATTGGTGGAATGTGGTTTTTCGCCTATATTACTAAAATTGATACTGGATTTTCACCAATGATTACCTGGTTAACTGCAATTCATTTTCATTATGCTGCCTTTATACTGCTCGTTTTTGTAGGATTGCTAGGTAGAATTTACAAACCCAAATTGTATCCTTTGGCTGCAAGTATTTTACTTATTTCACTGATGTTATTAGCTATTGGAATTACTTTTTCAGTGTGGATTGAATGGGTTTCAGTTGTGTTTTATATGATTGGTATTTATATGATGATTTATATAACATTGCGGGCTCCCTTTGTAAATCAATTACAAAAAGGGCTAATTCTAGTATCATTCGGATCTTTAGGTGTGACGATTGTTTTTTCATTTTTATATGCCTTTGGTCGATTAACAAACTATTTTTCAGTTAGTATCGGGTTTATGCTTCAATTCCACGGATTTTTAAATTGTATGTTGTTTGCTTTAGTAGGGTTAGTCGGTTGGTCCATTTTCATCCCTCACTCAAAAAAGAAAAAATGGGCATTTCCCAATAGTCAAATACGCGGAAATATAGTCATTGGCGAAAAGATTCTTCCTAAAATCCTGGATGATCGAAATTCAGGTTTATGTAAAGGATTAGTAGATGAAATGACGATCTATGAGCCATATATTGATACTTCTTCGCTTTCACCAAAGATTCTAGATTTTTACGAAAATACAATTGATTATCGGCTTTATGCAGAGGTTCGATGGAGTACTTGGTTTAAACCTTTTGCCGCCATCTATCGTCTGTTTAGCTCATTTGTTCAACAAATTAACCTTCCACTATCAAGTAAAAGAATTGAAATGACTGGTGATATTCTAAAGATCAATAAGGATCTAGACGGAAGAATGCATCCAAGAGCATGGATAAGGAAAATTAAAAAGAAATGTATTTCGCAAGTGAAAATTGAGCCATTTATTAATTAA
- the yndH gene encoding hypothetical protein, with protein MKRLMSIYKKVLGQEFNRLHPKLQKRYDFSNHVPFQATGVMKTIRVGPKLLYPFLWLGTKYKLLFPEHGINIPFTILNTPMIGLNGEEQIYWERIFFFEKKKRYFNALMSFDTKRSVIKDYLGEPRILYSDLVFTVSPQGDLKIESSKQRLVIGKVEIPLPKIFQGIATVTEKYSDEKHVFQIAVEVRNPLIGRIFSYEGEFKTNVLE; from the coding sequence ATGAAAAGATTAATGTCGATCTATAAAAAAGTTTTGGGTCAAGAGTTTAATAGATTACACCCAAAGTTACAAAAAAGATATGATTTCTCAAATCATGTGCCATTTCAAGCAACCGGTGTCATGAAAACGATTAGAGTCGGACCCAAATTGCTCTACCCCTTTTTGTGGTTAGGTACAAAATATAAGCTACTATTCCCAGAACATGGTATAAATATACCTTTTACAATTTTGAATACACCTATGATTGGCCTAAATGGAGAGGAACAAATCTACTGGGAAAGAATCTTTTTTTTCGAAAAGAAAAAGCGATATTTTAATGCACTCATGAGCTTTGATACTAAACGAAGCGTAATTAAAGATTATCTAGGTGAGCCAAGGATACTCTATTCAGACTTAGTTTTTACTGTTTCTCCACAGGGGGATTTAAAAATTGAATCAAGTAAACAACGATTGGTCATCGGAAAAGTTGAAATCCCTTTGCCTAAGATATTTCAAGGCATAGCAACTGTCACTGAAAAATATTCCGATGAAAAGCATGTTTTCCAAATAGCTGTTGAAGTCAGAAATCCTTTAATCGGTCGTATTTTCTCGTATGAAGGAGAGTTCAAAACCAATGTTCTGGAATAA
- the yndG gene encoding membrane protein yields MKRKPVYVEITIDTDMDLLWRATQTPNLHEQWDLRFSSITYLPKKENEPQHFSYKRSLGFGQEIEGWGITVGSYDGKNGERTSSLHFGTDNAISPISEGKGYWKYIPKGNTITFLTQYDYDANFGKLGRWLDRLLFRPLIGWGTALSFDVLKRWLEKGETPSSQYLRFFTNWFITFLFCFIWLYHGLVPKLIFMHPDEISMVRNLAPLSFDSAYWIVFITGIIEVIFGLFWLIYKNKRILLGLQMIGFPLLTLSAIIAQPSSMIHPFNPLTLNLSLLIITIIGFFLSKDVPTATTCKRKR; encoded by the coding sequence ATGAAAAGAAAGCCTGTTTATGTCGAAATAACAATCGATACCGATATGGATTTGTTATGGAGAGCTACGCAAACTCCAAATCTGCACGAACAGTGGGATCTTCGTTTTTCTTCTATTACATATTTACCTAAGAAAGAAAATGAACCACAACATTTTTCATATAAACGAAGTCTTGGTTTTGGACAAGAAATAGAAGGCTGGGGAATTACAGTTGGTAGCTATGATGGTAAAAACGGTGAAAGAACATCCTCATTACATTTTGGAACCGATAATGCCATTTCCCCTATTTCAGAAGGAAAAGGATATTGGAAGTATATACCTAAAGGAAACACCATTACCTTTTTAACTCAGTATGACTATGATGCGAATTTTGGAAAATTAGGTCGGTGGCTAGATAGACTATTGTTTCGTCCTCTTATCGGCTGGGGAACTGCTCTTAGTTTTGATGTTCTAAAGAGATGGTTGGAAAAAGGGGAAACTCCTTCTTCTCAATATTTACGCTTTTTTACAAACTGGTTCATCACTTTTTTATTTTGCTTTATTTGGTTGTATCACGGACTCGTTCCAAAACTTATTTTCATGCATCCAGATGAGATTTCAATGGTGAGAAATTTAGCTCCCCTCTCATTTGATAGTGCATATTGGATTGTGTTCATAACTGGAATCATCGAAGTAATTTTCGGATTATTCTGGTTAATCTATAAGAACAAAAGAATACTATTGGGATTACAAATGATTGGATTTCCTCTTCTAACCCTATCGGCCATCATAGCTCAACCAAGTTCGATGATTCACCCATTTAATCCATTAACACTTAATTTGAGTCTTTTAATTATTACGATTATTGGCTTCTTTCTTAGTAAAGATGTGCCTACAGCAACTACTTGTAAGAGAAAGAGATGA